In Lycium ferocissimum isolate CSIRO_LF1 chromosome 11, AGI_CSIRO_Lferr_CH_V1, whole genome shotgun sequence, a single genomic region encodes these proteins:
- the LOC132037428 gene encoding uncharacterized protein LOC132037428 isoform X3 yields MGLHWVCWCCDPSFHVIQSLQLPAGTRSIGAVMYLFRGEFGCTLYTGDFRWESTSERAQTGKTMLLKAMEDVKLDMLYLDNTFCNPTYCFPSREVAAKQVLSIISSHPNHDIIIAVDTLGKENLLLYISRVLKTKIWVWPERLQIMHLLGFHDIFTTKTSVTRIRAVPRYSFNIETLEGLNTMRPTIGIMPSGLPWAPKAFRGKGKLSLESPPLLLHNRWHTNITTPNGDPLTAGRCDQYIYTVPYSDHSCFPELQKFVEFLKPINIKGIVSSTASYVDPLYHFGSLCRIQQASELLCQRLKSKRYEKIGVTDTKSPFGCTSTMQLGRKRRKISGAGIHVSRVRLLRRERKGVKIVDTDPD; encoded by the exons atgggattacactgggtatgttggtgttgtgatCCAAGCTTTCATGTAATTCAATCTCTACAGTTACCTGCTGGAACAAGATCAATAG GAGCAGTAATGTATCTGTTTCGTGGTGAATTTGGCTGCACACTGTATACTGGGGATTTTCGTTGGGAGAGCACAAGTGAGAGAGCACAAACTGGAAAGACCATGCTGCTTAAAGCTATGGAGGATGTAAAGCTTGACATGCTTTACTTGGATAATACTTTCTGTAACCCTACATACTGTTTTCCTTCACGTGAAGTTGCTGCAAAACAG GTTTTAAGCATCATATCCTCTCATCCTAATCATGATATTATCATTGCTGTTGATACACTGGGGAAAGAAAATCTTCTGCTGTACATATCACGTGTCCTGAAAACAAAG ATTTGGGTGTGGCCAGAACGCTTACAAATTATGCATCTTCTTGGGTTCCATGACATCTTTACGACAAAAACTTCAGTGACAAGGATTCGTGCTGTTCCTCGTTATAGTTTTAACATTGAGACTCTGGAGGGACTGAATACAATGCGTCCGACCATAGGGATCATGCCATCTGGTCTCCCTTGGGCGCCAAAAGCTTTCAGAGGAAAGGGAAAACTTTCCTTGGAATCTCCTCCTTTGCTCCTTCATAACAGGTGGCACACAAATATTACCACACCAAATGGAGATCCGTTAACTGCAGGGAGATGTGATCAGTACATATATACAGTTCCATATTCTGATCACTCATGCTTTCCGGAGTTACAAAAATTTGTTGAGTTTCTGAAGCCAATTAATATCAAAGGCATTGTATCTTCAACTGCTTCTTATGTTGACCCCCTTTACCACTTTGGAAGCCTTTGTCGAATCCAACAAGCATCAGAGCTCTTATGCCAGAGGCTCAAAAGTAAAAGATACGAAAAAATTGGAGTCACTGACACGAAGTCTCCCTTTGGATGCACCAGTACAATGCAATTAGGgaggaaaaggagaaaaatttcTGGTGCAGGTATTCATGTTAGTAGGGTGAGGTTGttgagaagagagagaaaaggagTAAAGATTGTTGACACAGATCCTGATTAA
- the LOC132037428 gene encoding uncharacterized protein LOC132037428 isoform X1 yields MESGMVSVDRWIGGSQVYFLTHLHADHVRGLTPKWTRGPLYCSRITAKLFPIKFPGFNLSLIRIVEIGHWHSVSLLSSSSGSSTTLYFMAIDAHHCPGAVMYLFRGEFGCTLYTGDFRWESTSERAQTGKTMLLKAMEDVKLDMLYLDNTFCNPTYCFPSREVAAKQVLSIISSHPNHDIIIAVDTLGKENLLLYISRVLKTKIWVWPERLQIMHLLGFHDIFTTKTSVTRIRAVPRYSFNIETLEGLNTMRPTIGIMPSGLPWAPKAFRGKGKLSLESPPLLLHNRWHTNITTPNGDPLTAGRCDQYIYTVPYSDHSCFPELQKFVEFLKPINIKGIVSSTASYVDPLYHFGSLCRIQQASELLCQRLKSKRYEKIGVTDTKSPFGCTSTMQLGRKRRKISGAGIHVSRVRLLRRERKGVKIVDTDPD; encoded by the exons ATGGAGAGTGGAATGGTATCAGTTGATCGTTGGATTGGTGGAAGCCAAGTTTACTTTCTAACTCACCTTCACGCAGACCATGTACGTGGACTCACTCCTAAATGGACACGTGGACCCCTTTACTGCTCACGCATCACTGCTAAGCTTTTTCCCATCAAATTCCCTGGATTTAACCTTTCTCTAATTCGTATTGTTGAAATTGGTCACTGGCACTCTGTttctctactttcttcttcatctggtTCTTCTACAACTCTCTATTTCATGGCCATTGATGCTCATCATTGCCCTG GAGCAGTAATGTATCTGTTTCGTGGTGAATTTGGCTGCACACTGTATACTGGGGATTTTCGTTGGGAGAGCACAAGTGAGAGAGCACAAACTGGAAAGACCATGCTGCTTAAAGCTATGGAGGATGTAAAGCTTGACATGCTTTACTTGGATAATACTTTCTGTAACCCTACATACTGTTTTCCTTCACGTGAAGTTGCTGCAAAACAG GTTTTAAGCATCATATCCTCTCATCCTAATCATGATATTATCATTGCTGTTGATACACTGGGGAAAGAAAATCTTCTGCTGTACATATCACGTGTCCTGAAAACAAAG ATTTGGGTGTGGCCAGAACGCTTACAAATTATGCATCTTCTTGGGTTCCATGACATCTTTACGACAAAAACTTCAGTGACAAGGATTCGTGCTGTTCCTCGTTATAGTTTTAACATTGAGACTCTGGAGGGACTGAATACAATGCGTCCGACCATAGGGATCATGCCATCTGGTCTCCCTTGGGCGCCAAAAGCTTTCAGAGGAAAGGGAAAACTTTCCTTGGAATCTCCTCCTTTGCTCCTTCATAACAGGTGGCACACAAATATTACCACACCAAATGGAGATCCGTTAACTGCAGGGAGATGTGATCAGTACATATATACAGTTCCATATTCTGATCACTCATGCTTTCCGGAGTTACAAAAATTTGTTGAGTTTCTGAAGCCAATTAATATCAAAGGCATTGTATCTTCAACTGCTTCTTATGTTGACCCCCTTTACCACTTTGGAAGCCTTTGTCGAATCCAACAAGCATCAGAGCTCTTATGCCAGAGGCTCAAAAGTAAAAGATACGAAAAAATTGGAGTCACTGACACGAAGTCTCCCTTTGGATGCACCAGTACAATGCAATTAGGgaggaaaaggagaaaaatttcTGGTGCAGGTATTCATGTTAGTAGGGTGAGGTTGttgagaagagagagaaaaggagTAAAGATTGTTGACACAGATCCTGATTAA
- the LOC132037315 gene encoding universal stress protein PHOS32-like: MYHQEPPKTTHTSMAQPPPKLTHSSFPISPHFSLSTAHRRVAIAVDLSDESAFAVKWAVQNYLRPGDAVILLHVCPTTVLYGADWGSTSTTHNIEQDYENLTNSKAALLALPLVEANVPFKIHIVKDRDMKERLCLEVERLGLSVMIMGSRGLGVNSRGIVKGKLGSVSDYCVHHCICPVVVVRYPQEDEKEEVVEADLPPVPEEDQEYHDADDDDLIRGE, encoded by the exons ATGTACCACCAAGAACCCCCTAAAACCACACACACCTCCATGGCTCAACCACCACCAAAACTAACTCATTCTTCCTTTCCAATTTCCCCACACTTTTCACTTTCCACAGCCCACCGTCGCGTCGCCATTGCTGTCGACCTCAGCGACGAAAGCGCTTTCGCCGTTAAATGGGCCGTACAAAACTACCTCCGTCCAGGAGACGCCGTTATCCTCCTTCACGTCTGTCCAACTACCGTCCTTTACGGTGCAGACTGGGGCAGCACCTCCACAACTCACAACATCGAACAAGATTACGAGAACTTAACCAACAGTAAAGCTGCTTTACTGGCCTTACCCTTAGTAGAAGCGAACGTGCCTTTCAAAATACATATAGTGAAGGATCGTGATATGAAGGAGAGATTGTGTTTGGAAGTGGAGAGGTTGGGATTAAGTGTTATGATTATGGGGAGTAGAGGACTTGGTGTTAATAGTAGGGGAATTGTTAAAGGGAAACTTGGGAGTGTTAGTGATTATTGTGTGCATCATTGTATATGTCCTGTTGTGGTAGTTAGGTACCCACAAGAAGATGAGAAGGAGGAGGTGGTTGAGGCTGACCTGCCACCAGTACCAGAGGAGGATCAGGAATATCATGATGCTGATGATGATGACCTAATTAGAG GTGAATGA
- the LOC132037428 gene encoding uncharacterized protein LOC132037428 isoform X2 → MESGMVSVDRWIGGSQVYFLTHLHADHVRGLTPKWTRGPLYCSRITAKLFPIKFPGFNLSLIRIVEIGHWHSVSLLSSSSGSSTTLYFMAIDAHHCPGAVMYLFRGEFGCTLYTGDFRWESTSERAQTGKTMLLKAMEDVKLDMLYLDNTFCNPTYCFPSREVAAKQIWVWPERLQIMHLLGFHDIFTTKTSVTRIRAVPRYSFNIETLEGLNTMRPTIGIMPSGLPWAPKAFRGKGKLSLESPPLLLHNRWHTNITTPNGDPLTAGRCDQYIYTVPYSDHSCFPELQKFVEFLKPINIKGIVSSTASYVDPLYHFGSLCRIQQASELLCQRLKSKRYEKIGVTDTKSPFGCTSTMQLGRKRRKISGAGIHVSRVRLLRRERKGVKIVDTDPD, encoded by the exons ATGGAGAGTGGAATGGTATCAGTTGATCGTTGGATTGGTGGAAGCCAAGTTTACTTTCTAACTCACCTTCACGCAGACCATGTACGTGGACTCACTCCTAAATGGACACGTGGACCCCTTTACTGCTCACGCATCACTGCTAAGCTTTTTCCCATCAAATTCCCTGGATTTAACCTTTCTCTAATTCGTATTGTTGAAATTGGTCACTGGCACTCTGTttctctactttcttcttcatctggtTCTTCTACAACTCTCTATTTCATGGCCATTGATGCTCATCATTGCCCTG GAGCAGTAATGTATCTGTTTCGTGGTGAATTTGGCTGCACACTGTATACTGGGGATTTTCGTTGGGAGAGCACAAGTGAGAGAGCACAAACTGGAAAGACCATGCTGCTTAAAGCTATGGAGGATGTAAAGCTTGACATGCTTTACTTGGATAATACTTTCTGTAACCCTACATACTGTTTTCCTTCACGTGAAGTTGCTGCAAAACAG ATTTGGGTGTGGCCAGAACGCTTACAAATTATGCATCTTCTTGGGTTCCATGACATCTTTACGACAAAAACTTCAGTGACAAGGATTCGTGCTGTTCCTCGTTATAGTTTTAACATTGAGACTCTGGAGGGACTGAATACAATGCGTCCGACCATAGGGATCATGCCATCTGGTCTCCCTTGGGCGCCAAAAGCTTTCAGAGGAAAGGGAAAACTTTCCTTGGAATCTCCTCCTTTGCTCCTTCATAACAGGTGGCACACAAATATTACCACACCAAATGGAGATCCGTTAACTGCAGGGAGATGTGATCAGTACATATATACAGTTCCATATTCTGATCACTCATGCTTTCCGGAGTTACAAAAATTTGTTGAGTTTCTGAAGCCAATTAATATCAAAGGCATTGTATCTTCAACTGCTTCTTATGTTGACCCCCTTTACCACTTTGGAAGCCTTTGTCGAATCCAACAAGCATCAGAGCTCTTATGCCAGAGGCTCAAAAGTAAAAGATACGAAAAAATTGGAGTCACTGACACGAAGTCTCCCTTTGGATGCACCAGTACAATGCAATTAGGgaggaaaaggagaaaaatttcTGGTGCAGGTATTCATGTTAGTAGGGTGAGGTTGttgagaagagagagaaaaggagTAAAGATTGTTGACACAGATCCTGATTAA